A single region of the Vicia villosa cultivar HV-30 ecotype Madison, WI linkage group LG4, Vvil1.0, whole genome shotgun sequence genome encodes:
- the LOC131595252 gene encoding importin subunit alpha-2-like, which yields MSLRPNARTEVRRNRYKVAVDADEGRRRREDNMVEIRKSKREESLLKKRREGLQAQFPTPLQSSSIVEKKLESLPAMIAGVLSDDNNQQLEATTQFRKLLSIERSPPIEEVIQSGVVPRFVEFLVREDFPQLQFEAAWALTNIASGTSENTKVVIDHGAVPIFVKLLSSPSDDVREQAVWALGNVAGDSPRCRDLVLSNGALIPLLSQLNEQAKLSMLRNATWTLSNFCRGKPQPPFEQVRPALPALERLVFSNDEEVLTDACWALSYLSDGTNDKIQAVIEAGVCGRLVQLLLHPSPSVLIPALRTVGNIVTGDDMQTQAIINHGALPCLLSLLTHNHKKSIKKEACWTISNITAGNKEQIQAVIEAGLIAPLVNLLQNAEFDIKKEAAWALSNGTSGGTHEQIKYLVSQGCIKPLCDLLVCPDPRIVTVCLEGLENILKIGEAEKSFGNTGDVNAYAQAIDDAEGLEKIENLQSHDNNEIYEKAVKILETYWLEDEDETLPPGDGSQPGFNFGANDLPVPSGGFNFS from the exons ATGTCGCTTCGACCCAATGCTAGAACCGAAGTTCGTCGCAACCGTTACAAGGTTGCCGTCGATGCCGATGAAGGTCGCCGGAGAAGAGAGGACAACATGGTTGAGATCCGGAAAAGTAAGCGTGAAGAGAGTCTGTTGAAGAAGAGACGTGAAGGTCTTCAAGCTCAGTTTCCTACTCCTCTTCAGTCATCCTCCATTGTCGAGAAAAAG TTAGAGAGTCTTCCTGCAATGATTGCTGGGGTCTTATCTGATGATAATAACCAACAACTTGAAGCAACTACTCAATTTCGGAAATTGCTTTCAATTG AACGAAGCCCTCCTATTGAGGAAGTTATTCAATCTGGTGTTGTTCCTCGTTTTGTTGAATTTCTAGTGAGGGAGGATTTTCCTCAACTTCAG TTTGAGGCTGCTTGGGCACTCACAAACATAGCATCTGGAACTTCTGAGAACACTAAGGTTGTAATTGATCATGGGGCAGTACCAATATTTGTCAAGCTACTTAGTTCACCTAGTGATGATGTTCGGGAGCAG GCTGTGTGGGCCTTGGGAAATGTTGCCGGTGACTCCCCTAGGTGCCGTGATCTTGTTCTAAGCAATGGTGCACTGATCCCGCTGTTATCCCAGTTGAATGAACAAGCAAAGCTTTCAATGCTGAGAAATGCCACATGGACCTTGTCAAACTTTTGTAGGGGCAAGCCTCAACCTCCATTTGAGCAG GTGAGGCCTGCGCTCCCTGCTCTTGAGCGTTTGGTTTTTTCCAATGATGAAGAAGTCTTGACAGATGCATGCTGGGCTCTCTCATATCTCTCTGATGGGACaaatgacaaaattcaagctgTGATTGAAGCAGGTGTTTGTGGCAGGCTTGTACAGCTGCTTCT gcaCCCATCTCCTTCAGTGCTGATTCCTGCACTTCGCACGGTGGGAAATATTGTAACCGGAGATGATATGCAAACTCAG GCTATTATCAATCATGGTGCACTCCCATGCCTTTTGAGCCTGTTGACCCATAATCATAAGAAAAGTATCAAGAAAGAAGCTTGCTGGACTATATCAAACATCACAGCTGGAAACAAAGAGCAGATACAG GCTGTTATTGAAGCTGGTCTGATTGCTCCTCTAGTTAATCTTCTTCAAAATGCTGAGTTTGACATTAAAAAAGAAGCTGCATGGGCACTCTCCAATGGTACATCTGGCGGTACACATGAGCAAATCAA GTACTTGGTGAGCCAGGGTTGCATTAAGCCTCTATGTGATTTGCTTGTTTGCCCTGATCCAAGAATTGTGACTGTCTGTCTAGAAGGTCTTGAAAATATTCTGAAGATTGGAGAAGCAGAGAAAAGCTTTGGTAACACGGGAGATGTCAATGCATATGCTCAAGCTATTGACGATGCCGAGGGATTGGAAAAGATTGAAAATTTGCAGAGTCATGACAACAATGAAATTTATGAGAAAGCTGTTAAAATTCTTGAGACATATTGgttggaagatgaagatgagacACTACCTCCAGGCGATGGTTCTCAACCTGGTTTTAATTTTGGAGCCAACGACCTTCCAGTCCCATCTGGTGGATTCAACTTCAGTTGA
- the LOC131599716 gene encoding uncharacterized protein LOC131599716 has protein sequence MAVTHADLEPKRSKTDLSSKTAAFLMVVTILLGLLCFILCLIAEATRSEVTWMNRDGKENGNKSECVYNSNGKVPLLCAAAAFVGLAIALVMEHTYMLIAVSKSSPSLLNWDPDSPSTKSLTWLAGFFFIATWICFAVAEVLLLAGLSVESGHLKNWTKPRTGCYTIREGLFSAAGVFGLTTVFLAAGLYLTALRAQRMSEEIASVRREVLEASTFYASPPRSPQRLNNITTVARENPTIMETQNDELLLSVFPTPFNKSYNFV, from the exons ATGGCAGTTACACATGCCGACCTTGAACCGAAAAGAAGCAAAACAGATTTGAGTAGCAAGACAGCAGCTTTTCTTATGGTTGTCACAATTCTATTAGGCTTATTATGTTTCATCTTATGTCTCATAGCCGAAGCCACGCGTTCTGAG GTGACGTGGATGAATAGAGACGGAAAAGAAAACGGGAATAAATCCGAATGTGTTTACAATAGTAATGGCAAAGTTCCTTTGTTATGCGCTGCTGCTGCTTTTGTTGGATTAGCAATTGCTTTGGTTATGGAACATACTTACATGTTAATAGCAGTCAGTAAATCATCACCTTCTTTACTGAATTGGGATCCTGATTCTCCTTCTACTAAATCCTTAACATGGTTGGCTGGTTTTTTCTTCATCGCAACTTG GATTTGCTTTGCGGTTGCGGAGGTTTTACTATTAGCAGGACTAAGCGTAGAATCAGGCCATTTAAAAAACTGGACTAAGCCAAGAACAGGCTGCTACACCATAAGAGAAGGTTTGTTCTCAGCTGCTGGAGTGTTTGGTTTAACAACAGTCTTCTTAGCTGCTGGTTTATACCTAACAGCGCTTCGCGCACAAAGAATGTCGGAAGAGATAGCAAGTGTTAGAAGAGAGGTTCTAGAAGCTTCTACCTTCTATGCTTCTCCACCAAGATCACCTCAAAGGCTTAATAATATCACAACTGTTGCAAGAGAGAATCCAACAATAATGGAGACTCAAAATGATGAGTTATTATTGTCTGTGTTTCCAACTCCTTTTAACAAAAGTTATAACTTTGTGTGA